The DNA segment ATCTAGCATTTTTATACGAAGAAGGCGAAGGCGTAGCAAGAGACGATGCCAAAGCCGCAAAGCTCTACGACAAAGCCTGCTACCTAGGCAGCGCATCCGCGTGTAACAATCTCTCCATCCAGTACAGACAAGGTCGCGGCGTGAAAAAAGACGTCAAAAAAGCAAACGAACTAGCCAAAAAAGCGTGCGACGCGGGCAACCTCAGGGCTGCACTTTTATCGGCAAGGCATACTATGGCGGCGAGGGCGTCAAAAAAGACTACAAAAAAGCGGCCGAGTTTTATAAAAAATCATGCGATCAAAACCATCCCACGGGCTGCATGCTGCTTGGCATCCTATACGAGGATGGTCTAGGCGCACAAAGAGATCTGCAAACGGCGAAAAAGTACTACTCAAAAGTCTGCCAAATGGGCGAGAATCTAGGCTGCAAACTCTACAAAGAAGCAAAATAGGTTAAATTTGAGAAAAATAAAGCTAGTAAAATTTAACAAAGGAGCGCGATGATAAAACAGCTCTTACTACTGCTTTTTGCGCTAAATTTCGCCCTCGCAAATTTGACGGACGAAGCTCAAATCGCCTACGACGCGGGCGATGAAAAAACGGCGGCAAAAATTTGGCAAAAAGCATGCGAATCAGGCGAGGCGCGCGGATGCGTAAGGCTTGGGTTTTTATACCAAAGCGGCAGAGGCGTAAAGCAAGATGACGAAAAAGCCGGTAAATTTTACCAAAAAGCTTGCGACGCGGGCGAGCTAAGAGGCTGCGACAGCCTAGCCTCGCTACACCAAAATAGCGGCAAACACGCCAAAGCCGCCGCTATTTTTGAGCAAGCCTGCGAAAAAGGATTTGGTTTAAGCTGCTATAATCTAGCTCAAATTTACGAAGCGAGCGTTGGCGTCGCGCCGGATGAAAGCAAGGCGCTATACCTCTACGTAAAAGCTTGCGAGCACGGATACGCCGTAGTTTGCTACTATCTAGGCGGCATGTACGCGGACGGCTGGACGGGCACAAACGACGAAGCCGCGAAAAACTCGAAAAACGCACTCAAATTTTACTCGCTTGCGTGCGAGGGCAAAATTTACGAAGCGTGCGAGGCTTTAGGCAGGCTTTACGAGGACGGCGAGGCGGGTTTTGCGCAGGATATCAAGGCTGCTAGATCCTACTACAACAAGGCCTGCGCCGCAAATGCCTACAAATGCGGCGGCAGCGAGCGCCTAGACGAGCTACAGGGCGGCTGGGCGCAGTATCAAAACGGGCAGTTTGAGGCGGCCTACGAGCTAGGCAAAGAGTCGTGCGACAGGGGCGTAGCAAACGGCTGTGCGGCGCTAGGAGAGCTCTACGCAAAGGGGCTCGGCGGAGCGCGGCAAGATAGCGAGCAGGCGGTAAAATTTCACGAGAAGGCCTGCGAAGGCGGATTTGGAGCTTCTTGCGCCAAGTTTGGCGAGATGCTATCTTGGGGGCGCAGCGTAAAAAAGGACGTTCCGCGCGCTCTGGAGCTTTTTGAAAAGTCCTGCCTGCTTTGGCGGCTGGATGCTTGCGAGAGCCTAGCGGACGCGTATTTTGAGGGTGCGGACGCGCCGCAAGATATAGCAAAAGCCTTTAACTTTTACGGGATCGCCTGTTACAACGGGCTAAAACCGGCCTGCACGAACCTGGGCGCGATCTACGAAAGAGGCATAGGCGAAGCGATAAAGGCGGACGAAAACGAGGGGCCGAGAGCCTTTTTCGCGAGGCTTGCGAAGCCGGCGACGCGCGCGGATGCCTAAATCTAGCGCGCCGTCTTGAGAGCGGCGATAAAAAGCAAGCCGCCGCGCTACGCCAAAAGGCGCAAAAGCTGCATGAAAAAGAGTGCGAGGCGGGGCTAGCTAAAAAGTGTCTGGAATTTAAAAAATCAACCGTAAAGGAGAAAATATGAGTTTTAAAACCGTTTCGTTTGCCGTAGTTGCGGCTATTTTGCTTGGAGGCTGCGCTTTTTGGCAAAGCGATCCCAAGCCGATCGCACCGGAAAATACATCTAAAAAAGCCGGCTTGTCTATGTTTAACAAAACTCTTAATGACGTAAAGCTGCCTCAAAAAATCACGATAGACGGCGATAAATTCGTCTTAAAACACAAAGATAGCAGAACGGCGGAATTTTACCTACCAAGCGAGCAGGTGGGCTTTAAATGGACCAAACTAACGAGCGTCACGATTTACGATATGGATATTCAAAAGTATCGGGACATAGTCGTAAAAGGCTTAAAAGACGGCAAATACGGTAAAGCGGAATATGATTTTAAATTTCTAAATGATAAAGAGTATCAAGGCTACACGATCTACGAGCCGATCGCGGGCAACCCTGATTTTGACAACTACGAGATAAATCTAATCCACGCCAAGCGCCTTAACTGCGGGCTTAGAGTCGTGCACTACGCGCTAAAGTTTCCAAACAGCGCTCGGAAGGATAAATTTGCCGCTCTCATCAAGCAAAAAATGCCGATATTTTTAGCGCAGATGCCGCAAGTCGAGTGTAAATAAAAATTTACTTTTGAGCGTCAAATCCGAGTTTTTGCCAAAATTAGCGCTCTCTTTTGCGGGCGGATATTTAAATTTAGCCGCGAAACTACGTCAAATTTGACGCTTTGCTTGGCGTGTGCCGTTAAATTTGACGGGCATAACGGCGACAAATTTAATATTTTATTTACAAAAATAGTCAAATTTAAGGACAAATTTGACGCTGCTACTTTTTTGATTATTCGGCGGCAAATTTTACTCTCATCCTCGGCTCTCGGCTAGGCACGGTTTGCGTAAATTTATCGCCGGATGCCGTCTTCGTTTGTGTTTTTGCCGGCAAACTGCGCCGAATTTGACGCCGCATTTACGCTAAAATGATAGCTTTACTAAAATTAAAACGACGATCCTGCAAAGCATTTGAAAAATTCAGCGCAAATTTTATCGCGAAGGATAAAGTCCGTTTATCCCAAATTTGACGCTTAGCGCTACTGCGGGCAAATCGCGGCGAACACGCCGAATTTTGACTATTTACAAAGGTTTTTGGCGCACGAAAACGCGCTTAATGAACTTTTGGGGGCGGATTTTAGGCGCGCGGCGGAGATTTTGATCGCGATTTAGGCGAGAGAAGTCCAAACGAAACGGGCGTATTTAAGCATTTTCACCGGACTTTGCCGCCCGTAAAACATCGAAATTTACGGCCTAAACGACTTTAAAACCTGGGTGAGCGCGGTCGCCAAGATCGCAAAGCGCGGCACGGACGAGTATGCGGTGCGCGCCTTTATCAAAAAATACACGCAAGACTCGCTAAAAACTATGACGCAGTGGGCGCGCTCGTCAAATTTTGTTTGCGTAGGCTAGCGCCGGAAGGCCTGCTACCAAAACCGTCGCAAACTAGCGGACTAGAGCTTTTCGTTGGCTACCCGCGCTCCGTTTTTCGGTGCCGGAGACACTTAAGGGACGAGGTGCTCTTCGATCGCAAACATCGCCGTGGGCTATCTAAAGATAAATTTCGCTGCCGCAAAAAGCTGCTCATACGCCGGCAAAGCTAGCAAAACGAAAACACGCAGCGGATAATAAGATACGCTGCGAAAAAAATAAAATTTAGACTTTGAGTTTTGTTTGAGCTGGTTTTCCCGTGAAATTTGATCGCTCGGTCGAGCGGAATTCATCCTAATTTTAGCGTTTTAAATTGGGCATTTATTTTGAGCTTTCGCTTGTCGAATTTTGCACGAGTTTTCAAAAGTCGCTCCGGCGCCAAGCAGCCTTGCCGTAAGGTTTATTTAGCCGTTTGATACGTTCACAAAATACTCGCCTAGTCGGCAAGTTAACGTTTTTGCCTGATTGCTAAATTAGCAGCCGCTAAAGCCATATCCGCCCCTGCTCCGCCTGTTTAGCAAGACTCCTCGCCAGGCTCGCTAGCTTTTACGAAATATCCGCTCGATGCCACGATTACGAGCTTTTTAAAATCGCCCGCCAATATCACACGTCTACCGCAAGGTGTCGGCTGCTCGCCGTATTTAAGAAATCGACCGCGCAGGCTTTTTTATATTTTGAGCGGTTTTGCCGTCTTGCTCACAACCGTCCGGCCGTCAGCCTAAAGCTCGTTTAAAGCGATTTTAAATTCAATACTTGATTTTTACGCGTCAAATTTTCATAAGCCGAATTTGTCGGCGCCAAATCCGCCCGAATTTACGGCAAAATTTCATTTTACTTAGTCAAAATCGGTGATACGAATATAAATTTAAACGGTAAATTTTACTCGGATGGCGCGCTAGAGCCAAAAATTTAACAAAGCCGCCGTAAAATCGAGCGCTTTTGTTTCGGTTTAAATT comes from the Campylobacter rectus genome and includes:
- a CDS encoding tetratricopeptide repeat protein, which encodes MRRGQPQGCTFIGKAYYGGEGVKKDYKKAAEFYKKSCDQNHPTGCMLLGILYEDGLGAQRDLQTAKKYYSKVCQMGENLGCKLYKEAK
- a CDS encoding tetratricopeptide repeat protein — its product is MIKQLLLLLFALNFALANLTDEAQIAYDAGDEKTAAKIWQKACESGEARGCVRLGFLYQSGRGVKQDDEKAGKFYQKACDAGELRGCDSLASLHQNSGKHAKAAAIFEQACEKGFGLSCYNLAQIYEASVGVAPDESKALYLYVKACEHGYAVVCYYLGGMYADGWTGTNDEAAKNSKNALKFYSLACEGKIYEACEALGRLYEDGEAGFAQDIKAARSYYNKACAANAYKCGGSERLDELQGGWAQYQNGQFEAAYELGKESCDRGVANGCAALGELYAKGLGGARQDSEQAVKFHEKACEGGFGASCAKFGEMLSWGRSVKKDVPRALELFEKSCLLWRLDACESLADAYFEGADAPQDIAKAFNFYGIACYNGLKPACTNLGAIYERGIGEAIKADENEGPRAFFARLAKPATRADA